One window from the genome of Sulfurimonas hongkongensis encodes:
- a CDS encoding FAD-linked oxidase C-terminal domain-containing protein: MIDKKHLEYLTGIVTDENIYSDKAHLIAYSYDATREHFEPDAVIFPRDENDISAILKYCNEHKIIIVPRGAGSGFTGGALPSSGGIVLAMEKHMNKILEIDMKNMVAIVQPGVINMDLQKAVEEVGLFYPPDPASQDYSSIGGNVSENAGGMRAAKYGITKDYVMATRAVLPNGDIIKAGKRTIKDVAGYNISGILIASEGTLAVLSEITLRLIPKPKLTKTAMGIFPTVRDAMEAVYKTMASGITPVAMEFLDNLTIRAVEQTFKKGLPVDAGALLVSDVDGNLEEDLNYQLAQVEKVFRENGCSEFRVAKDKTEAADIWFARRNASPSLSVYGSKKLNEDVTVPRSALPELLERFYAIADKYQVNIPCFGHTGDGNVHTNVMVDGSDPKQVEIAYKAIEEVFAATIDLGGTLSGEHGIGLAKAPYMKMAFSDEEMNLFKSIKKAFDPNNILNPAKMGLN, translated from the coding sequence ATGATTGATAAAAAACACTTAGAATACCTTACTGGTATTGTCACAGATGAAAATATCTATAGTGATAAAGCACACCTTATAGCATACTCTTATGATGCCACGAGAGAACATTTTGAGCCTGATGCTGTTATATTTCCAAGAGATGAAAATGATATAAGTGCTATTTTAAAATACTGCAATGAGCATAAAATCATTATAGTTCCTCGTGGAGCGGGTAGTGGTTTTACTGGTGGAGCACTTCCAAGTAGTGGTGGTATCGTGTTGGCTATGGAAAAACATATGAATAAAATCTTAGAGATAGATATGAAAAATATGGTTGCCATTGTTCAACCCGGCGTTATAAATATGGACTTGCAAAAAGCAGTGGAAGAGGTGGGTCTTTTTTATCCGCCAGATCCAGCAAGCCAAGATTACTCTAGTATCGGAGGAAATGTAAGTGAAAATGCTGGTGGTATGAGAGCTGCAAAGTATGGTATTACAAAAGACTATGTGATGGCAACTCGTGCAGTTTTGCCAAATGGCGATATTATTAAAGCTGGAAAGAGGACCATCAAAGATGTAGCAGGTTACAACATAAGTGGGATTTTAATTGCATCTGAGGGAACACTTGCTGTGCTTAGTGAGATAACTCTTAGACTTATCCCAAAACCAAAGTTAACTAAGACTGCGATGGGAATATTTCCAACTGTAAGAGATGCAATGGAAGCTGTTTATAAAACAATGGCAAGTGGGATTACCCCTGTTGCGATGGAGTTTTTAGATAACTTAACTATTAGAGCTGTGGAGCAGACTTTTAAAAAAGGACTTCCTGTTGATGCTGGTGCACTCTTGGTGAGTGATGTTGATGGAAATTTAGAAGAGGATTTAAACTATCAACTTGCACAAGTTGAGAAAGTTTTTCGTGAAAATGGTTGTAGTGAGTTTAGAGTTGCAAAAGATAAGACAGAAGCTGCTGATATCTGGTTTGCACGAAGAAACGCCTCTCCATCACTTAGTGTCTATGGAAGTAAAAAACTAAACGAAGATGTGACTGTTCCTCGTTCAGCTCTGCCTGAACTTCTTGAGAGGTTTTATGCCATAGCTGACAAATACCAAGTAAATATACCTTGTTTTGGTCATACTGGAGATGGAAATGTACACACAAATGTAATGGTTGATGGAAGTGATCCTAAGCAAGTTGAAATTGCTTACAAAGCTATCGAAGAAGTCTTTGCTGCGACTATTGACTTAGGAGGAACTCTAAGTGGGGAGCATGGCATCGGACTTGCAAAAGCACCTTACATGAAGATGGCTTTTAGCGATGAGGAGATGAATCTCTTTAAGTCTATAAAAAAGGCATTTGATCCTAACAATATTTTAAACCCTGCTAAGATGGGTCTAAATTAA
- a CDS encoding YihY family inner membrane protein — MFDGKITLKYIYVHIKFFISTFVDKELTLFAASLSYYTIFTIIPLLLIMLTLLTSLPSFEEYYETIKVFIFSNLMPVNSEAVMGHIDGFLKNSAKMGVIGLIMVLVASLLFFKNFEYIANKIFHAKPRTLWESVTTYWTMLTLTPIALGASFYITAQLAIMIDSNTYTSGINILPFIPYIIIWALFFLIFQIGANTKINPKASLISSFIIAMVFNISKNIFIEYVFYNKAYTTMYGSFAIMMFLFLWIYISWIIFIYGLKLCYMIDRVYKKREANKESKPNKSLTIDANKRDKSIDN; from the coding sequence ATGTTTGATGGCAAAATAACTCTTAAATATATCTACGTACATATAAAATTTTTTATAAGCACTTTTGTAGATAAGGAGTTAACTCTTTTTGCTGCATCTCTTAGCTACTATACTATTTTTACTATTATCCCGCTTCTACTTATAATGCTCACTCTTTTGACATCATTGCCTAGTTTTGAGGAGTATTATGAGACTATAAAAGTTTTTATATTTTCAAACCTAATGCCAGTTAATTCTGAAGCTGTTATGGGGCATATCGATGGTTTTTTAAAAAATTCTGCAAAGATGGGAGTCATAGGGCTTATTATGGTTTTAGTTGCATCACTGCTTTTTTTTAAAAACTTTGAGTACATTGCAAACAAAATCTTTCATGCAAAACCTAGAACTCTTTGGGAGTCGGTCACGACCTACTGGACAATGCTTACTCTCACACCCATAGCTCTAGGCGCATCTTTTTATATCACTGCACAACTTGCTATCATGATAGACTCAAACACTTATACTTCAGGCATAAACATCTTACCCTTTATCCCATATATTATCATCTGGGCTCTGTTTTTTCTTATCTTTCAAATAGGTGCAAACACTAAGATAAACCCCAAGGCTTCACTTATTAGCTCTTTTATTATAGCTATGGTTTTTAACATCTCTAAAAATATCTTTATAGAGTATGTTTTTTATAACAAAGCCTACACTACGATGTATGGCTCTTTTGCTATTATGATGTTTCTGTTTTTATGGATCTATATCTCATGGATAATCTTTATCTACGGACTTAAACTATGTTATATGATAGATCGCGTATATAAAAAAAGAGAGGCTAACAAAGAGAGTAAGCCAAACAAATCTCTTACTATAGATGCTAACAAGAGAGATAAAAGCATAGATAATTAG
- a CDS encoding ComEC/Rec2 family competence protein translates to MVLERVELFKHKEPLFFLTLALFVLSYSLLIEYQNYKKLTRFDSFIVDATVLKQYEKTKNSRTYQVLKLKTADSLVFYTGAKKSFEDVLHQRLTLEIYPKKVSFYDYLTTFYAYSKVRTIYKEETQKQKLNTSVASEHQNPDIANIYQALFSATPLNYSLVKIFSNLGVSHLLAISGFHLGVLSAILFFLVKPIYNFAHNRYFPYRNSKTDIFIFVAFVLLLYLNFLDSPASLLRAFVMLVVGFVLYDRGIKIISMQTLLLTIILILALFPRLFFSLGFWLSISGVFYIFLFLIHFKHIHKVWQFLLVPIFVYITMLPLSLVIFSNFSIYHPLSIVWTSLFTIFYPLSIVLHLVGFGGLFDTVLESLISLGEHGQSVEIGYIWLIIYAFISLVSIYSKRFVWLTLFVSLSFFIYAIYHIT, encoded by the coding sequence ATGGTACTAGAGAGAGTTGAGCTTTTTAAACATAAAGAGCCTCTCTTTTTTTTAACTTTGGCTCTATTTGTTCTTAGTTACTCTCTTCTTATAGAGTATCAAAACTATAAAAAACTTACTCGCTTTGACTCTTTTATCGTAGATGCGACCGTTTTAAAACAGTATGAAAAGACCAAAAATTCTAGAACATATCAAGTACTCAAACTTAAAACAGCTGACTCTCTTGTTTTTTATACAGGAGCAAAAAAGAGTTTTGAGGATGTTTTGCACCAGAGGCTCACACTTGAGATTTATCCAAAAAAGGTATCTTTTTATGACTATCTTACTACTTTTTATGCCTACTCAAAAGTTAGAACCATCTACAAAGAAGAGACACAAAAGCAAAAACTTAATACTAGTGTTGCATCAGAGCATCAAAATCCTGACATTGCAAATATCTATCAAGCCCTCTTTAGTGCAACTCCACTCAATTACTCGCTAGTAAAGATTTTTTCAAACCTTGGTGTCTCGCATCTCTTGGCCATCAGTGGTTTTCACTTAGGTGTTCTTAGTGCCATACTCTTTTTTTTAGTAAAACCCATATATAACTTTGCTCATAATAGATACTTTCCTTATAGAAACTCTAAGACAGATATCTTTATCTTTGTAGCTTTTGTGCTTTTACTTTATCTAAATTTTTTAGACTCTCCAGCATCTCTGCTTCGCGCCTTTGTTATGCTAGTTGTTGGTTTTGTTCTTTATGACAGAGGCATAAAAATCATCTCCATGCAGACACTTCTACTTACCATCATACTTATATTGGCACTATTTCCTAGACTCTTTTTCTCGCTTGGGTTTTGGCTCTCTATATCTGGAGTTTTTTATATATTTCTCTTTCTTATCCACTTTAAACATATACACAAAGTTTGGCAATTTCTCTTAGTGCCTATCTTTGTCTATATCACGATGCTACCCCTCTCTTTAGTCATCTTTTCAAACTTTAGCATCTACCATCCACTCTCTATAGTATGGACTTCACTCTTTACTATCTTCTATCCGCTTAGTATTGTTTTGCATCTTGTGGGGTTCGGGGGTCTTTTTGATACAGTTTTAGAGAGTTTAATCTCTCTAGGAGAGCATGGGCAAAGTGTAGAGATCGGCTATATTTGGCTAATTATCTATGCTTTTATCTCTCTTGTTAGCATCTATAGTAAGAGATTTGTTTGGCTTACTCTCTTTGTTAGCCTCTCTTTTTTTATATACGCGATCTATCATATAACATAG
- a CDS encoding replicative DNA helicase: MQDNLYNLAFERSILSSIVFEPQQFDDLSVALKKEDFYLPAHQDIFSSMLNLLQKDQPIDEEFIKKELIKIKKFDEQVMLEILSANPISNTKAYVDEIKDKSLKRHLLTLTTEIKRVTVEEELPSAEVVDIVEKKLYDITQDNQTSDFKDSPQMTHDTMEYINEMKARGDNVLVGVDTGFHELNKMTTGFGKGDLVIIAARPAMGKTSFILNTVNSLIIQSKGVAFFSLEMPAEQLMLRLLSIQTSIPLQKLRVGDVTDDQNRSLLSAIDKMNSAKLFVDDQGSININQLRSKLRKLKNQHPEIEIAVIDYLQIMQGVGNQDRHLQVSEISRGLKMLARELNMPIVALSQLNRGLEARNDKRPMLSDIRESGSIEQDADIILFVYRDDVYLYKEEKEREKAAKADGKEFTSQYVEKEEEDAEIIIGKQRNGPTGHVKLVFQKKLTRFIDAQPKAIITTYEHIDTKSANINVGDNIEMPTL, translated from the coding sequence GTGCAAGACAACCTATACAACTTAGCCTTTGAACGCTCTATACTTAGCTCTATCGTTTTTGAGCCACAACAGTTTGATGATCTAAGCGTTGCACTTAAAAAAGAGGATTTTTACCTTCCTGCTCACCAAGATATCTTCTCATCAATGTTAAACTTGCTTCAAAAAGATCAGCCTATAGATGAGGAGTTTATCAAAAAAGAGCTCATTAAAATCAAAAAGTTTGATGAGCAAGTTATGCTTGAAATTCTTTCAGCCAACCCTATCTCAAATACAAAAGCCTATGTAGATGAGATAAAGGACAAATCGCTAAAACGCCATCTATTAACTCTTACTACTGAGATAAAAAGAGTCACAGTAGAAGAGGAATTGCCGTCTGCTGAAGTTGTAGATATAGTAGAGAAAAAGCTATATGATATAACCCAAGACAACCAAACAAGTGACTTTAAAGACTCTCCACAGATGACACATGACACCATGGAGTACATAAACGAGATGAAAGCTCGCGGAGACAATGTACTCGTTGGCGTTGATACTGGTTTTCATGAACTTAACAAAATGACTACAGGTTTTGGAAAAGGTGACTTAGTTATCATTGCAGCAAGACCTGCGATGGGAAAAACTTCTTTTATACTAAACACAGTAAATTCGCTTATCATACAGTCAAAAGGTGTAGCTTTTTTCTCGCTTGAGATGCCAGCTGAGCAGTTGATGCTAAGACTACTCTCTATTCAGACCTCTATTCCTCTTCAAAAGCTTCGCGTTGGGGATGTAACTGATGATCAAAACAGATCTTTGCTCAGTGCCATTGACAAAATGAACTCGGCTAAACTCTTTGTTGATGATCAAGGCAGTATCAACATAAATCAACTTCGCTCAAAGCTTAGAAAACTCAAAAATCAACATCCTGAGATTGAGATAGCTGTTATTGACTATCTTCAAATTATGCAAGGAGTAGGCAATCAAGATAGACACCTACAAGTCTCCGAAATCTCTCGTGGACTAAAGATGCTAGCTCGTGAGTTAAATATGCCCATAGTCGCACTCTCACAACTAAACCGTGGACTTGAAGCCAGAAATGACAAGCGACCGATGCTAAGTGATATCCGTGAGTCTGGTTCGATTGAGCAAGATGCTGACATTATTCTCTTTGTTTATCGTGATGATGTTTATCTCTACAAAGAAGAAAAAGAGAGAGAAAAAGCCGCAAAGGCTGATGGTAAAGAGTTTACTTCACAGTACGTTGAAAAAGAGGAAGAAGATGCCGAGATTATCATCGGCAAACAAAGAAATGGTCCAACTGGGCATGTAAAGCTTGTTTTTCAAAAAAAGCTCACTCGTTTTATAGATGCACAACCAAAAGCCATCATCACGACTTATGAACATATAGATACAAAGTCTGCCAATATAAATGTTGGTGATAATATAGAGATGCCAACACTCTAA
- the ispG gene encoding flavodoxin-dependent (E)-4-hydroxy-3-methylbut-2-enyl-diphosphate synthase → MINRVKTKQIFVGNVAVGADAPISTQSMTYSKTSDVASTVEQIKRLHFAGCDIVRCAVPDMEDALALKSIKEQIELPLVADIHFNYKLALIAAEVVDCIRINPGNIGSKARVAEVVKACQARGIPIRIGVNAGSLEKEFLNKYGQTSEGMVASAQYNIKYLEDLGFSDIKVSLKASDVQRTVAAYRMLRPKNNYPFHLGVTEAGTLFHATVKSSIGLGALLLDGIGDTMRVSITGELEEEINVARAILKDSGAMPDGLNIISCPTCGRIEADLVSAVSEIEKRTAHIKAALNVSVMGCVVNAIGEAAHADVAIAYGKGKGLIMVKGEVVANLNECELVDRFVSEVEKMAEESK, encoded by the coding sequence ATGATAAATAGAGTAAAAACTAAACAGATTTTCGTAGGAAATGTAGCAGTAGGCGCAGATGCACCAATATCTACTCAATCTATGACATATTCAAAAACTTCAGATGTAGCAAGCACAGTAGAGCAGATAAAAAGGCTTCATTTTGCAGGTTGCGATATTGTTCGTTGTGCAGTCCCAGATATGGAAGATGCCCTAGCTCTAAAATCCATCAAAGAGCAGATTGAATTGCCTCTTGTTGCAGATATTCACTTTAACTATAAACTAGCACTTATTGCCGCAGAAGTTGTAGACTGCATTCGTATAAATCCCGGCAACATTGGTTCAAAGGCGAGAGTTGCCGAAGTTGTAAAAGCTTGTCAGGCTAGAGGTATTCCTATTCGCATAGGCGTAAATGCAGGCTCACTAGAAAAAGAGTTTTTAAACAAGTATGGACAGACTTCTGAGGGAATGGTGGCATCAGCACAATACAACATAAAATACTTAGAAGATTTGGGCTTCTCTGATATAAAAGTTTCCCTAAAAGCGAGTGATGTCCAAAGAACCGTGGCAGCTTACAGAATGCTTCGCCCAAAAAATAACTATCCTTTTCATCTAGGAGTTACAGAGGCGGGAACTCTCTTTCACGCTACTGTAAAAAGCTCTATTGGTCTAGGTGCGCTTTTGCTTGATGGCATAGGTGATACTATGCGAGTCTCCATCACAGGCGAGCTAGAAGAAGAGATTAATGTAGCTCGTGCCATCTTAAAAGACAGCGGAGCAATGCCAGATGGACTAAATATCATCTCATGTCCAACATGCGGACGCATAGAAGCAGACTTAGTATCAGCAGTATCTGAGATAGAAAAGAGAACCGCACATATAAAAGCTGCACTAAATGTCTCAGTTATGGGTTGTGTGGTAAACGCCATAGGAGAAGCCGCTCATGCAGATGTAGCTATCGCTTATGGAAAAGGAAAAGGACTTATCATGGTAAAAGGTGAAGTTGTTGCAAACTTAAATGAGTGTGAACTTGTAGATAGATTTGTAAGTGAAGTTGAGAAGATGGCAGAGGAGTCAAAGTAG
- a CDS encoding TonB-dependent receptor produces MKKIIPLSLITIASLMANEVQLEPISVESTLITEVSQNAQVSADLAEALSESVPSIDMSRRSGIANDVFIRGQKRDNISVDVDGTKVFGACPNRMDPPISHIITSQIDSVEVIEGPYDVENFGTLSGGIKIKTKKPTKDLHGSVDFGYGSWNYRKIGATVSGGNDIVRVLVSGSSEQSDQYKDGNGDTIAGQIEKNAPTDNQFQPTYEDMPAYKKKSIMAKAFVTVTDNQELRLSATKNKSDDVLYGNSKMDAAYDYSNIYSVAYDIKNITDIYKNVNLQYYYSDVDHPMDTKYRNNGAMMYMTNQLKTTMQGIKLKNDFDINSFKLLIGLDGSKRTWEGEKFGTDTATGVEGAHSVSLTHTETKNSAIFAKLDKNYGSFGFSLGARFDSTDIDPDDVTMKSNDYTSFGANLMTTYNLNKENKIFLGVGQASRVPDARELYIAGSGNQDLDQTTNTEVDLGYEIDNSSFRLKIKGFYSMLEDYIYFQKDLPSSNFQNIDATVYGGELSASYYATDDITIDMGASYKRGKKDDALAGQTDKDLADMAPLRGSLALNYEYMSNSIAKIEVQASDKWSDYDEENGEQELGSWAVLNLKIKHAVNKNFNFTLGVNNLLDKAYAKSNTYTDLTLLTAGVDTMLLNEPGRYIYTNLNFKF; encoded by the coding sequence ATGAAAAAGATTATCCCTCTATCTCTCATAACCATAGCATCTCTTATGGCAAACGAGGTTCAACTAGAACCCATCAGTGTAGAGTCAACTCTTATCACAGAAGTTAGTCAAAATGCTCAAGTCTCAGCAGATTTAGCTGAGGCATTGAGTGAGAGTGTACCAAGTATAGATATGAGCCGCCGTAGCGGTATCGCAAATGATGTTTTTATCCGCGGACAAAAAAGAGATAATATCTCTGTAGATGTTGATGGGACAAAAGTTTTCGGTGCATGTCCAAACAGAATGGACCCACCAATCTCACACATTATCACGAGTCAAATAGACTCTGTAGAAGTTATAGAAGGACCTTATGATGTTGAGAACTTTGGGACACTAAGTGGTGGTATAAAGATAAAAACAAAAAAACCAACAAAAGATCTTCATGGCTCAGTTGACTTTGGCTATGGCAGCTGGAACTACAGAAAGATTGGAGCTACTGTAAGCGGTGGTAATGACATAGTCCGCGTTTTAGTTAGCGGGAGCAGTGAACAAAGTGACCAATACAAAGATGGAAATGGTGATACTATAGCTGGACAAATTGAAAAAAATGCACCAACTGATAATCAGTTTCAACCAACATATGAAGATATGCCAGCATACAAGAAAAAAAGCATTATGGCTAAAGCATTTGTAACTGTAACAGATAATCAAGAACTTCGCTTAAGTGCTACAAAAAACAAAAGTGATGATGTTCTTTATGGAAACTCAAAAATGGATGCTGCATATGATTATTCAAACATATATAGTGTAGCTTATGATATTAAAAATATCACAGATATATATAAAAATGTAAATTTACAATACTACTACTCAGATGTTGACCATCCCATGGATACAAAGTACAGAAACAATGGTGCTATGATGTATATGACAAATCAGCTTAAAACGACTATGCAAGGTATAAAGCTCAAAAACGACTTTGATATAAACTCTTTTAAACTCTTGATTGGACTAGATGGAAGCAAAAGAACCTGGGAGGGTGAAAAATTTGGAACAGATACTGCAACTGGTGTTGAAGGAGCACACTCAGTAAGCTTAACTCATACAGAGACGAAAAATAGTGCTATTTTTGCAAAATTAGATAAAAATTATGGATCTTTTGGATTTAGTCTTGGGGCTAGATTTGATTCTACGGATATTGACCCAGATGATGTTACTATGAAATCAAATGATTATACTTCTTTTGGTGCTAACTTGATGACAACATACAATCTTAACAAAGAGAACAAGATATTCTTAGGTGTTGGTCAAGCTTCCCGTGTTCCAGATGCTAGAGAGCTTTATATAGCTGGAAGCGGAAATCAAGATCTAGATCAAACTACAAACACAGAAGTTGATTTAGGATATGAGATTGACAATAGTTCTTTTAGACTAAAAATCAAAGGCTTTTACTCAATGTTAGAAGACTATATCTACTTTCAAAAAGATCTACCATCTAGCAACTTTCAAAACATAGATGCAACAGTTTATGGAGGTGAGCTTAGTGCTTCTTACTACGCTACTGATGATATTACTATAGATATGGGAGCTTCATATAAAAGGGGTAAAAAAGATGATGCTCTTGCAGGGCAGACTGACAAAGACTTAGCAGATATGGCACCCCTTAGAGGAAGCCTTGCACTTAATTATGAGTATATGAGCAATAGTATAGCTAAAATTGAGGTACAAGCTTCTGATAAGTGGAGTGACTATGATGAAGAAAATGGCGAACAAGAGCTAGGTTCTTGGGCAGTATTAAATCTAAAAATAAAACACGCTGTAAACAAGAACTTTAACTTTACTTTAGGAGTAAATAACTTACTAGATAAAGCTTATGCAAAAAGTAATACATACACAGACTTGACACTTCTTACTGCCGGCGTAGATACTATGCTTTTAAATGAGCCAGGAAGATATATTTATACAAACTTAAATTTCAAGTTCTAA
- a CDS encoding agmatine deiminase family protein codes for MKSLIAEFKEQSFTQIIFPHKNSDWSPYLEEAEVCFINIINAIREYQSVLIVCHNIQEVKKHFIDHSRLFFVEYETNDTWARDCSALTVVDNKEIKLLDFTFNAWGGKFDSQKDNLMSKSISKVYDTKLETIDFVLEGGAVESSGDGTILTTSACMLNKNRNPHLSKEQITQKLNEFFGTSLILYLNHGYLAGDDTDSHIDTLARFISRDSIMYVKCEDINDEHFSELKLMEDELKNFAKLYNFKLIALPMSEAVYFNKERLPATYANFLFANGAVIVPTYGVKQDREALEIFRNTFEDREVVGVDCRALIKQHGSLHCVTMNFARGVGING; via the coding sequence ATGAAAAGCCTAATAGCAGAGTTTAAGGAGCAAAGTTTTACACAAATAATATTTCCACATAAAAACAGCGACTGGTCACCCTACCTAGAAGAAGCCGAGGTATGTTTTATAAACATCATAAACGCCATTAGAGAGTACCAAAGTGTTCTTATAGTTTGTCACAATATACAAGAGGTTAAAAAACATTTCATAGATCACTCAAGACTCTTTTTTGTTGAGTATGAGACCAACGACACTTGGGCTAGAGACTGCTCGGCTCTAACTGTAGTTGATAACAAAGAGATTAAACTTCTAGACTTTACATTTAATGCTTGGGGTGGTAAGTTTGACTCACAAAAAGACAACCTTATGAGTAAAAGTATTTCTAAGGTTTATGATACAAAACTTGAGACTATAGACTTTGTTCTTGAGGGTGGTGCAGTTGAGAGCAGTGGTGATGGCACTATCCTTACTACCTCAGCTTGTATGCTAAACAAAAATCGCAATCCACATCTAAGTAAAGAGCAAATCACACAAAAACTAAATGAGTTTTTTGGCACATCTCTGATTTTATACCTAAATCATGGCTACTTAGCAGGCGATGATACGGACTCTCACATAGATACATTAGCTCGTTTTATAAGCAGAGATAGCATTATGTACGTAAAGTGTGAAGATATAAACGATGAACATTTTAGCGAGCTAAAACTTATGGAAGATGAGTTAAAAAATTTTGCAAAACTTTATAACTTTAAACTTATAGCACTTCCTATGAGTGAGGCTGTATATTTTAACAAAGAGAGACTTCCTGCTACTTATGCAAATTTTTTATTTGCAAATGGGGCTGTTATAGTTCCTACTTATGGGGTTAAACAAGACAGAGAGGCGTTAGAGATTTTTAGAAACACGTTTGAAGATAGAGAGGTTGTCGGAGTTGACTGCCGAGCTCTTATAAAGCAACACGGCTCACTTCACTGCGTCACCATGAACTTCGCTCGTGGAGTTGGTATCAACGGCTAA
- a CDS encoding alanine racemase — protein sequence MAYIILNRDNFFNNLDIISKQTKSKDKIAIVLKDNAYGHGLFEMAEMSKEYGIKKAVVRSCDDAKKIEDFFDYILVLGEIPSSASKKVRYTINSLESIGNFPKRTLVELKVDSGMHRNGVLESELREAFVRIKKAGLILEGVFTHHRAADELTSEWFWQNENFKRVKEEAKALADEFGLSELRFHSANSASLFRCENFDEDMARVGIASYGCLEGNDELKPVLSLYAKKISTRELKKSQRVGYGGKFIAEKDSIVSNYDFGYGDGFLRCASNRYIAPNGERQVGTISMDNSSFIAQAGEILIFKDARVVAKQADTISYEVLTSLKSYIKREIV from the coding sequence ATGGCTTATATAATTTTAAATAGAGATAATTTTTTTAACAATCTTGACATTATCTCAAAGCAAACCAAAAGCAAAGATAAAATAGCAATAGTTTTAAAAGATAACGCTTATGGACATGGGCTCTTTGAGATGGCAGAGATGTCAAAAGAGTATGGTATCAAAAAAGCAGTTGTGCGAAGTTGTGATGATGCAAAAAAGATAGAAGATTTTTTTGACTATATCTTAGTTCTAGGCGAAATTCCAAGCTCTGCTAGTAAAAAAGTAAGATACACCATCAACTCCCTTGAATCCATCGGTAATTTTCCAAAAAGAACCTTGGTTGAGTTAAAAGTAGATAGTGGAATGCATAGAAATGGAGTCTTAGAGAGCGAGCTTCGTGAAGCCTTCGTTAGAATAAAAAAAGCTGGACTTATCTTAGAAGGTGTCTTTACCCATCACAGAGCTGCCGATGAGTTAACAAGTGAGTGGTTTTGGCAAAATGAGAACTTTAAAAGAGTAAAAGAAGAAGCAAAAGCCTTAGCAGATGAGTTTGGGCTAAGTGAACTTAGATTTCATTCTGCAAACTCAGCATCTCTTTTTAGATGTGAGAATTTTGATGAGGATATGGCAAGAGTTGGCATCGCATCTTATGGCTGTTTAGAAGGAAATGACGAGTTAAAACCAGTACTAAGTCTATATGCCAAAAAAATCTCAACAAGAGAGCTTAAAAAATCCCAAAGAGTAGGTTATGGTGGAAAATTTATAGCAGAGAAAGATAGTATAGTCTCAAACTATGACTTTGGTTATGGTGATGGTTTTTTAAGATGTGCATCTAACAGATATATAGCTCCAAACGGCGAGAGACAAGTTGGAACTATCTCTATGGATAACAGCTCATTTATAGCACAAGCAGGTGAGATTTTAATCTTTAAAGATGCTAGAGTTGTTGCAAAACAGGCTGATACTATTAGCTATGAAGTACTTACATCTCTAAAGAGCTATATAAAAAGAGAGATAGTTTAG
- a CDS encoding NlpC/P60 family protein, translating into MAKCLLFVVLSIFLLSGCSAKQLYKAPKTSKSLNLTIVKKVIPEYKPSQKNWITTALYEEYKKWYRTPYEYGGFDSSGLDCSSLVQNIYKGAFNIDLPRTTKDQAKKGYLVGRASVREGDLVFFKTGFKDRHAGIIIEKDKFIHTSTKRGVSISSLNNPYWRDKYWQTRRILP; encoded by the coding sequence ATGGCAAAGTGTCTACTCTTTGTAGTTTTATCTATTTTCCTACTTAGCGGGTGCTCTGCGAAACAACTCTATAAAGCCCCAAAAACCTCAAAATCTCTAAATTTAACAATCGTAAAAAAAGTAATCCCAGAGTATAAACCAAGCCAAAAAAACTGGATAACCACAGCTCTATATGAAGAGTATAAGAAGTGGTATAGAACTCCTTATGAGTATGGAGGTTTTGATAGTAGTGGACTTGATTGCTCCTCACTTGTACAAAACATATACAAAGGTGCCTTTAACATTGACTTGCCACGAACTACAAAAGATCAAGCCAAAAAAGGTTATCTTGTAGGTAGAGCTTCTGTAAGGGAGGGGGATTTGGTATTTTTTAAGACTGGATTTAAAGATAGACACGCTGGAATTATTATAGAAAAAGATAAATTTATCCACACTTCAACCAAAAGAGGAGTTAGCATCTCAAGCCTAAACAATCCTTACTGGAGGGACAAATATTGGCAAACAAGAAGGATTTTACCCTAA
- a CDS encoding PP0621 family protein, giving the protein MQWILVIVLIAVVYFIFIKKKPQVKHNKKDTQANDMVGCQQCGIYCEVDDMILSNNKYYCSQECLKRS; this is encoded by the coding sequence ATGCAATGGATTTTAGTTATTGTACTTATCGCAGTTGTGTACTTTATATTTATCAAAAAAAAGCCACAAGTAAAGCATAATAAAAAAGATACTCAAGCAAACGATATGGTGGGTTGCCAGCAGTGTGGCATATACTGCGAAGTAGATGATATGATACTTAGTAACAATAAATACTACTGCTCACAAGAGTGCCTAAAGAGGTCATAA